A region of the Ctenopharyngodon idella isolate HZGC_01 chromosome 2, HZGC01, whole genome shotgun sequence genome:
ctttttgaatggaattggtgaaataaatcaactttttgatgatattctacttatatgaccagcacctgtattaggcagcaagtgaacattttgtcctcaaagttgatgtgttagaagcaggaaaaatgggcaagcgtaaggatttgagcgagtttgacaagtgccaaattgtgatggctagacgactgggtcagagcatctccaaaactgcagctcttgtggggtgttcccagtctgcagtggtcagtgtctatcaaaagtggtccaaggaaggaacagtggtgaaccggcgacagggtcatgggcggccaaggctcactgatgcatgtggggagcgaaggctggcccgtgtggtctgatccaacagacaagctactgtagctcaaattgctcaagaagttaatgctggttctgatagaaaggtgtcagaatacacagtgcatctcagtttgttgcgtatggggctgcatagctgcagaccagtcagggtgcccatgctgacccctgtccaccgccgaaagtgccaacagtgggcacgtgagcatcagaactggatcacggagcaatggaagaaggtggcctggtctgatgaatcacattttcttttacatcacatggatggccgggtgtgtgtgcgtcgcttacctggggaacacatggcaccaggatgcattATGGGAAGAAAGCAAgccagcggaggcagtgtgatgctttaggcaatgttctgctgggaaaccttgggtcctgccatccatgtcgatgttactttgacatgtaccacctacctaagcattgttgcagaccatgtacaccctttcatggaaacagtattccctggtggatgtggcctctttcagcaggataatgcgccctgccacaaagcaaaaacggttcaggaatggtttgaggagcacaacaacgagtttgaggtgttgacttggcctccaaattcctcagatctcaatccaatcgagcatctgtgggatgtgctgaacaaacaagtccgatccatggaggctccacctcgcaacttacaggacttaaaggatctgctgctaacatcttggtgtcacagcacaccttcaggggtctagtggagtcaggggtcatgcctcgacgggtcagggctgttttggcagcaaaagggggaccaatgcaatattaggaaggtggtcataatattatgcctgatcggtgtatcaTTGCCACTTGACTGGCGGTAATGTGGATATtatagtaaaaacatttatttgtgtgtgtacgtatatatataaataaacaaatctatTACTCACATCAGAATTGTCACATCCAATCATTTCTCCATATGATACTTGACTACACAAACAATATGTGGGTTCATTAGGGTCCACTGGCATATCCAGGACATCTGATGGATGCATGGCAAGCAGAGATTCACTTATGTTGGAACTAGTGAGAGAAAAGACACAAAGAAAGAGTTGAATAAAAAGCCTTATAATAATATACTTTGGCAATGCATCCATATAAAAATCACTGTTACCCAGTTTTCTGTCTTTTCTGCTTGGGTGAGTCTGGATCTGATCCTTTCTTGTCTCTTCCAATGGATCCCTTCTTGTCTTTTATATTCTTATCCTCTGAAACAAGTTAGTCAGTTTGGTCTCACCCAAAATTACAGCAAAATGAATTAATTGTATCTATATATGTACATGAACATACATATGTTCtgaacaataagacttacttcGAGATTGCTTCTCATCTGAGCTATCCGGGCTACCAGAGTCCAGTTTCTCCTGCAGATCGTTCTCAAAGCGTGCTAGATCAGCATCCAACCGCCGAATGTGTTTATCCACCTGGAAATATAAGCAGACTAGTTATTGCTTAATGCATGAAGTGGGACAAGCAAATATAAAATGGAGGACTCTGTATCTCACCATTTCATATATCTGCATTGCAAGCTGAACTTTGTCATCGCTGTACTCTTTGCATTTGGTGTAGGCATTTTCAATCTTCTTTAGATGCTGGACACGCTCCTCGGATGCCAGATTTCTAACATTTGCAATATACTCAGAAGCTAGTTCACTTATCTCTGCTTTTTTCTCTGTGAAAACAGTAAGAATGTATTAgagaacattaaacaataacgTTCAAAGTATTACTGATACTGATCCAAACATTCATACCTTCAGTCCTATTATCCAAATCCCCCATTAATGTAAAGTTTCTCTGCAACTCGCAGGGAAGTCCCTCGATACCTGGAATGAATGATTATGATTACAATTCTCGGAAACTGTTTTACATGGCAAGAGAAGCAACAACATGCATGAAACTGCTACAGCAAGTTAACGTTACATACTGACCAAGTGTATAAGATACAAAACAACATGCAATCACTCAGTCATATATGCTTAAGCGGTTTATCACATAAGACTGATACATTTGTGATGAATAACTCAACCCAAGTGCAGCAAGGGGATGAATTGATTACATTTATACAACTTGACAGTAATTAAAACGTAGCAACAAGTTTAGAAGAATATCTTTTAAGAAACTTACTGTCTAAATAGTGCTCTAAGTACATTCCTTTCGCCATTTTTGTTAGTATGGGCTTTGTACTGAAGGCGTGTACGATGGTTTATTTAACGCGCGCTGGATTTCCTTTCCTCGAGTCGCTGTGCAGGTTATTAGATTCTTATATGAAATTGATCAACCATATATCCATTAAGTAAGCAGATAAGACCGTCCAAGTGGTTTATAGATCATATAGGCTATTGTAGCTATCTTCATCTGTAGTACATCAAATAACAACTTGCTctacatcgccatctactgcaGTGGAGTTTTGTTTCGGTTTGCTAGccgcttctctctctctgtggaaaaactaaatgaaatagtGGATTTTGGTGGCGGGTATTATACAGTTTTAAGTGTATATCGTATACTATATCgttggtttattattattaattgcaACCTTACGTCTTTTCGATCATTCTTAAAAAGTGAGGGACAAGACAACGTGATGATACAAGTTAGTATGTTCAGAACTCACCACAAGATGGCAGTATCGTCTCAGGAATCAAAGTGACAGGCTGCGCCTCATATTCAAAATAACCGAATAGCCTCATAGTGAAGTAGCCTACAACAACAGATGGTTTAAGTATGATGGCGatcttattttgtattttctctGTATGAATGCCGCACATGGACATTGGACATGGTGGAACGGCTGTCTATGGAGTACATATTAAGTGATATAACAGAGGCCTGAAGTCATCCTCAGCGTTGATACTCTGAGACACACTGTGAGTAAATCACATTCAACCCTCATGCAGAAACACTACAGATGGTTGCTACACCATAgacaattatattttaaaaagagtaagatttagggctaaaaaaaaaaaaaaaaaaaattaaaaatgaggaaaaatatTTAGCTTATTGGACTACTagacagaaaaaatatatagcatattGAACTAGATATTCCACCATTATTAATGGCATACAATGGGGTACAATTAGGCCTTCCTTAAAATCCAAGAATGTGCTTAATTATCTTTGAAGCAAGCCCAAATGGTGATAGTATTGttgttgtaaaaaataatatgagAATAAAACGAGAAACTACAGTGAGGCAGTAAGGGAAGTCTGTATGTTAATGACTCCTCCCAGGTTTTGTGTTTAGTATTTGTATAGTGATGGAAGCAATAACAAGACCTTCCATAGGTGTTTAAAGGTCTAGTtaatatctcttttattttgcatgCATTTAACTCTGCAATGATGACAATGTGCTACATTAATACACTTTTTGTTACAGCATTTATCCTAGGTAAGCATTTTGacttaattgatttttttaaattaattgtaaAGTTAATATGTTCTTATGGACACTGATTTATTTCCGACTGTACAGGATGCACAGCACAGGACAATGTAATACAGTCCGAACCAGTTATGACCGCTTTTGAAGATGGAACAGCCACTCTTGACTGCACTTATAAAGCAACCAGCACTCAGTATCCAAATCTCCTCTGGTACCAACAGAAGACAAATGGATCACCAAAATACATGCTCATAAGTCTTTCTGGATCGAGCAACaatgatgaagagttcaaggtgaGATTTAATGCAGTTCTCAACACATCTGCATCAACAGTCCCTCTGACAATCAAGGATCTGcgtgtgtctgactctgctgtgtactaCTGTGCCCTGAAGCCCACAGTGAGAAAACTGAAGTCAAAccacatacaaaaacacaggaGCAGAAACATGATCTGAACGGATGGTTTAGTCTGTGCTTCTTAACATCATCATATTCTAGTtataacatcatcatcatcaatagATAAGCAGTGATACATTGTTAAAGACTATGTAGAGTAATACTGTTTTGATATGAAAACTAGAACAGatttcttttacttttattcagcaaggatgtattaaattaaatcgatgcattaaagtgacatttacattgttacaaaaaatctattttaaataaatgctgttcgtttgaactttttattcatcaaagtgtcctgaaaataaaatgcatcagtttccacaaatatattaagcagcacaactgttttcaatgttgattataataataagcagatcaaatcagcatattagaatgatttctgaaggatcatgtgacactgaagactgcagtaatgatgctgagagGTTTAATTCAAAGACATTTAaagatcttactgacccaaacatTTTTAAGGTAGTGTTTATTATGGAATCACACAGTAGATGCATTTATAACACACAGAAAACATACATATGAGTGTGATTGGCAGACagttttttgtgtattttttccaTATATAATACTATTAAACATGGTATTATTGAAGGTTCAAAGCTTTGGTTTTACACTCAGAGATCAGGAAGTTGAATGTCTTGATAAGTGAAGAGCAGAGAGCATCAGTAACACACAGTAAGAGCTCAGAGAACTGAGAGCATTAACACAcaactgatctgatctgattcaCCATGAACAAATACATGCTGCTGCTTTTCATTATGGCGTCAGGTGTGTCATTTATGTTCACTTCAGATCATTAGCAACAGcttaaaaatcatataaaacaCTGGATggtattattgattttattaaaatcaattgtAAAGTTGTATCTTTACTGATATACAATGTTTAACCTAAGACAAAATGAGTTAATATTGTGCTTAATGTTTGCAGATGTGACGGCTGAGGACAAAATTGAGCCAAACCGAGGGACCAAAGTCATCAAAACAGAAGGAGAGTCTGTAACACTGAGCTGCTCATATGATTCAGACAGTGAATATGTACGTCTTTACTGGTACAGACAATATCCCAATGAAGAACCTCAATATTTATTACGTGAAGGAGCTCGATCGAACTCTGCTAAGGACAGCTCTGATCCTCGATTTCAGTCAAGTACTTCTCGAGTATCGACTGAACTCATTATTAGCAGTGTGACTgtgtcagattcagctctctattattgtgctctaagagttgaagcccagtgatacaaaacatgaaacacgtcgtacaaaatgtattttcacgTCGTACAGTATGTATTTTTGAAATTGAATAAATCATAATGAAAGTAACACAGTCATATGAACATTATAAACTTCAGAAGTTTATGAACATATGAACTTTATGAACATGAACTTGCAATCAATACATTTTGATCACAAGTAAAATTGTTTTGCTATAAACAACAGTACAATAGATTGTGAGATGATTTTTGCTGGAAACATAAATATGTttcataatttagttttaaagCTTACTGTGACAAACTGTCTGACACCAAAATATGACTAAAGTTTATTTGAActtatattattacaaaatccactatgtacttatttatTACCAATTAAATGCTCTGTATCTTAACACTGATCGACAGatacatttgtttgaaataataGTAGCAGTAATGAGCCAGAcccaaaaacattcaaaaaactTCATTCAAAATAAAGCTGCTCTTTTGTCTTGAAGTATCAAAAGAGGAGGAACTCCAGATCTGACATGATCTAATCGTGTCTGAAAGAGACTGTGGATGAAACCATTCAGTCTGACTCTTCTCAGAGTGAACACTTGTACAATGAATCTTCATTCACTTATTCTGCTCTTTCTCTCAGCCGGTATGTATATTTATTGGAttgattattttttgttgtattaataaaaataaataaaataaaaagcactaaagagctacaaatatacctcttcttctttttagcTGCTGTATTTGGAAATGTCATCAAACCAGACGAAACAAATGTAGTTGCTGAGAAGGGTTCAAGTGTTACATTATCCTGTAGTTATTCCTCTACAACTACAGATGATCTCTTCTGGTACCGTCAGTATGGAAGATCAAAACCTGAATTTCTTGTTTCCACCTTCAGTACTAAAAAAGAGCCTAAAGTATCTGAAGTAGATTCAAGATTCTCTGCTAAAGTAACAAAAAAGGAACAAATCCACGTGgatctggagatctcctctgctgcagtatcagactctgctctgtattactgtgctctgaggcccacagtcacaggaaacactGTAACTCTGTACAAAAACCCTTCTGTATTTAATCCAATGAGAACAAGCAATAGACACAGAGACAAAGACTACAAGAGAATCTGTAAACTGCAGATGTAAGTAACAAGTAGAGCAAtaactgaaagaaaataaattgataaaaagctAATGGATATACATCTACAAATATAAACTGCACATAGAaagattatatattaaaatcattatgattttcaaaatgaatgaagctcctaatattgttaaatacattaaatccaTACAAAAGTAGTCTATAgattaaagggtttgttcacccaaaaatgaaagttctgtcattaattactcaccctcatcttgtttcacacccgtaagaccttcattcatcttcagaacacaaatgaagatatttttgatgaaatccgatggctcagtgaggcctgcatttacagcaagacaattaacactttcaatagccagaaagctactaaagacatatttaaaacagttcatgtgactacggtggttcaaccttaattttatgaagtgacaagaatactttttgtgtgccctTTAAGTTTCAATTATCACATGTAACAGATGGTGCAGATACAATGTGCCACAAGGTGTCAGTGTTCTCAGACATTCACTAGGAACTGCAGCAATGAACAACAGAATTCATATTTCTACtacaatttaatattataagaaaagaGACTGAAAACACCAGCCagttttttgtgtattttttccaTATATAATACTATTAAACATGCTATtaatgaagcttcaaagctttggTTTTACACTCAGAGATCAGGAAGTTGAATGTCTTGATAAGTGAAGAGCAGAAAGCATCAGTAACACACAGTAAGAGCTCAGAGAACTGAGAGCATTAACACAcaactgatctgatctgattcaCCATGAACAAATACATGCTGCTGCTTTTCATTATGGCGTCAGGTGTGTCATTTATGTTCACTTCAGATCATTAGCAACAGCTTAAAAACCCTATAAAACACTGGATggtattattgattttattaaaatcaattgtAAAGTTGTATCTTTACTGATATACAATGTTTAACCTAAGACAAAATGAGTTAATATTGTGCTTAATGTTTGCAGATGTGACGGCTGAGGACAAAATTGAGCCAAACCGAGGGACCAAAGTCATCAAAACAGAAGGGGAGTCTGTAACACTGAGCTGCTCATATGATTCAGACAGCGATAATGTACGTCTTTACTGGTACAGACAATATCCCAATGAAGAACCTCAATATTTATTACGTGAAGGAGCTCGAAGGAACTCTGCTAAGGACAGCTCTGATCCTCGATTTCAGTCAAGTACTTCTCGCGTATTGACTGAACTCATTATTAGCAGTGTGACTgtgtcagattcagctctctattattgtgctctaagagttgaagcccagtgatacaaaacatgaaacacgTCGTACAAAAACTTAAAGCCATTTTCACTTTGAAGCTCTTATGAAAACCAAATCAAAACCTCAGTGTGAGATAATAACTGCAAACACCTGTGTGAGGCTGTGGGAAGAATACAGGActttagaaaatgaataaaagcaaatgaaacaaagcttttcaaaaagttaataatcTTAAAAAGGTTTAAGGTTGCAACTGTGTGTTAAAAATGTACTCTAGATGCACAACACTTCAATTGTGCAACATGGCAAAAAGTAAGCTGTCCAGTGTTAcaattgaaatgaaaatgaaaattctgtcatcatttactcaccctcaagttgttccaaacctgtatgaattgaatataaacaaatataaataacataataaaaaattattttatataataatataaaatagtcTTATTTTGAAGTTGAccacagattttttaaaagtttttatttacattctAAAAAGCCTGACTGATATGAAATAATGAACCGATATCTGGAAAAcgtgaatttgaatttgaatagaGTTCTTCAGATGTAGCATTCAATCTATCAAACACTATCTAATGTGTTTCATTTGCAggatataaatacattatatatgtcACATACAGTAAACTGCCGTTCAAacgtttggagtcagtaagatttttaaaaaagaaattattcgTCAAGGATGCATTGAATTGTAGAAATGGTTTAGCCTGCCTGAGATTCAGATTATGTTTTCACTGTTtctttacagtatatatttttgaaatttaataaatcataatGAAAGTAACACAGTCATATGCACATTATAAACTTAAAAAGTTTATGAACATATGAACTTTATGAACGTGAACTTGCAATCaatacattttaatcacaattaaaattgttttgctacataaacaaacaatagaTTGTGAGATGATTTTTTCTGGAAACATAAATatgtttcataattttgttAAAGCTTACTGTGACAAACTGTCTGACACCAAAATATGACTAAAGTTTATTTGAACTTATTATTACAAAATCcactatgtacttatttatTACCAATTAAATGACCTGTATCTTAACACTGATCGACAGatacatttgtttgaaataataGTAGCAGTAATGAGCCAGAcccaaaaaacattcaaaaaactTCATTCAAAATAAAGCTGCCATTTTGTCTTGAAGTATCAAAAGAGGAGGAACTCCAGATCTGACATGATCTAATCGTGTCTGAAAGAGACTGTGGATGAAACCATTCAGTCTGACTCTTCTCAGAGTGAACACTTGTACAATGAATCTTCATTCACTTATTCTGCTCTGTGTCTCAGCAGGTGTGTATTTctttgattgattcattcattgctTGATTACAAAGAAGTCTTTCTATAAATCAACCCATTCCTCTTCTGTTTCAGCTGCTGTCTTTGGAAATACCATCAAACCAGACACAACAGATGTTGGTGCTGATGAGGGACAAAATGTTAAGTTGTCCTGTAGTTATTCCTCCACTGGGGGTTCAGAGAATCTCTTCTGGTACCGTCAGTATGGGGATCAAAGCCTGAATTTCTTGTTTCCACCTACAATACTGCAAAAAGCCTGAAATATCTGAAGTAGATTCAAGATTCTctgttaaaataacaaaaaaggaACAAATCCATGTGTatctggagatctcctctgctgcagtatcagactctgctctgtattactgtgctctgaggcccacagtcacaggaaacactGTAACTCTGTACAAAAACCTGTTATAATGAGAGATGAGAGAGGAAAAATTGTGAGAAAGAACCTatacaaataattacataatctaatacaaaaatgataaaacataaaacaaagcaaCATTCTAAAAGTgagtcatatttttttaatttgttatacAATGAGATTATTATAAAATGGTGGGAAAAAGAGTTATCAAACACCATTAAATGATA
Encoded here:
- the ing5b gene encoding inhibitor of growth protein 5b; its protein translation is MAKGMYLEHYLDSIEGLPCELQRNFTLMGDLDNRTEEKKAEISELASEYIANVRNLASEERVQHLKKIENAYTKCKEYSDDKVQLAMQIYEMVDKHIRRLDADLARFENDLQEKLDSGSPDSSDEKQSRKDKNIKDKKGSIGRDKKGSDPDSPKQKRQKTGSNISESLLAMHPSDVLDMPVDPNEPTYCLCSQVSYGEMIGCDNSDCPIEWFHFACVGLTTKPKGKWYCPRCTQEMRKK